The proteins below come from a single Parageobacillus thermoglucosidasius genomic window:
- a CDS encoding ABC transporter ATP-binding protein has product MSEVVAVQQPIDHAEYVKKKIEVKSLYFSYEGAEILKNIHLDVKEGEFLVLMGPSGCGKSTFLRLIAGLEQPDKGEIIVNGVPTTQKLPDCGVVFQDYSLFPWLSAEENIILALKQKLKKTKKELKHIAREYLGLVQLSDAAKKYPGQMSGGMKQRAAIARALAFGSDLMLMDEPFGALDPLTRIHLQDLLLQISRAHNRTIVFVTHDADEAIYLADRIVIFSLGSSAKGAVTTSVDVPFKKPRNRKTLFSSSEFMEFREHVLTIMNQGLLDNLEEQHAVGSDGDGI; this is encoded by the coding sequence ATGAGCGAAGTGGTGGCGGTGCAGCAGCCCATTGACCACGCGGAATATGTGAAGAAAAAAATCGAAGTAAAATCGCTCTATTTTAGTTATGAAGGTGCCGAAATTTTAAAGAACATTCATCTTGATGTGAAAGAAGGCGAATTTTTAGTATTAATGGGGCCAAGCGGTTGTGGAAAGAGCACTTTTTTAAGACTGATAGCCGGTCTGGAGCAGCCGGACAAAGGAGAAATAATCGTGAATGGAGTGCCAACGACACAGAAACTTCCAGATTGCGGCGTCGTCTTTCAAGATTATTCGTTATTCCCTTGGTTATCTGCGGAAGAAAATATTATCCTCGCTCTTAAACAAAAATTAAAGAAAACGAAAAAAGAATTGAAACATATTGCTAGGGAATATTTAGGGCTTGTTCAATTAAGCGATGCGGCCAAAAAATATCCCGGTCAAATGTCCGGGGGAATGAAGCAGCGCGCCGCCATTGCCAGGGCGCTGGCATTTGGTTCAGATTTAATGTTGATGGACGAACCTTTTGGTGCCTTGGACCCTTTGACACGAATCCATTTACAAGATTTATTGTTACAAATCAGCCGCGCTCACAACAGGACGATTGTGTTTGTAACCCATGATGCCGATGAAGCCATCTATTTAGCAGATCGGATTGTGATATTTTCGCTTGGCTCAAGTGCTAAAGGAGCTGTTACAACCAGTGTTGATGTTCCATTTAAAAAGCCGAGAAACCGGAAAACGCTGTTTAGTAGCAGTGAATTTATGGAATTTAGAGAACATGTCTTAACGATCATGAATCAAGGATTGTTGGACAATTTGGAAGAGCAACACGCAGTAGGTTCTGATGGAGATGGAATTTAA